A single Cannabis sativa cultivar Pink pepper isolate KNU-18-1 chromosome 7, ASM2916894v1, whole genome shotgun sequence DNA region contains:
- the LOC115697742 gene encoding uncharacterized protein LOC115697742 isoform X1: MKTLTNPSCRVSFDSYCRERGSSSSCSSLIETCFLRPWVKVSGFGFLNFNNVKLSNTFIDPVSCISPKNQVDLEAENVQAKGRYQSKTARVIFKLQKECMFGEHFFIVGDDPIFGLWDPESAIPLNWSDGHAWIVELDIPIGKSIHFKFILKDSNGEVLWQPGPDRVFQTWETKNAITVYEDWENTELQIVAEEDEVSIQNADENLTHPQEELVSDVYNEPTITNNDVTTQEKPLVEPREEQIVLNNIPSPEEKPIQAIVEDSTSYTDNDSLEKKFAAISNNNVVIGEEVLGNNGRVTTSKNMESTNIDNILVNYEGEPVLVPGLTQTPPEPTEEVSQDEVENTLSVDKPVEAAFEAKDHNLPETQLDEEKELHKHSYPFETGTPSSKMTDEEEEVKTVENQLQQKPVITELEEEYDSDVEDVNVLNNDLQWGRKTLEKFLTNFGLF; this comes from the exons ATGAAAACCCTAACCAACCCAAGTTGCAGGGTCTCCTTCGACTCGTACTGCAGGGAAAgaggttcttcttcttcttgttcgtCTTTGATCGAGACGTGTTTTTTAAGGCCTTGGGTTAAAGTTTCTGGTTTTGGGTTCTTGAACTTCAACAATGTCAAGCTAAGCAACACGTTTATTGATCCCGTTTCTTGTATCTCACCCAAAAACCAG GTGGACTTGGAGGCAGAGAATGTTCAAGCTAAAGGCAGAT ATCAATCAAAAACAGCTCGTGTCATATTCAAGTTACAGAAAGAATGTATGTTTGGTGAGCATTTTTTCATAGTGGGAGATGATCCTATTTTCGGTTTGTGGGATCCAGAAAGTGCAATACCGTTGAACTGGTCAGATGGGCATGCGTGGATTGTTGAGCTG GATATACCTATTGGAAAATCGATCCACTTTAAGTTCATACTTAAAGACAGCAATGGGGAGGTCTTGTGGCAGCCTGGTCCAGATCGGGTTTTTCAAACATGGGAGACTAAGAATGCAATCACCGTCTATGAAGATTGGGAAAACACGGAGCTTCAGATAGTAGCTGAGGAAGATGAAGTTTCCATTCAAAATGCTGATGAGAACTTGACTCATCCACAAGAGGAATTGGTGTCTGATGTATACAATGAGCCAACCATTACTAATAATGATGTGACTACACAAGAGAAACCGTTGGTAGAACCACGCGAAGAACAAATTGTTCTGAATAACATTCCTTCACCAGAAGAGAAGCCAATACAAGCTATTGTTGAAGACAGTACAAGTTACACGGATAATGATTCCCTGGAAAAGAAGTTTGCTGCTATATCAAACAACAATGTGGTGATAGGTGAAGAAGTTTTAGGAAACAATGGTAGAGTTACAACATCCAAGAATATGGAGAGCACAAACATTGATAACATTTTAGTCAACTATGAAGGAGAACCCGTTCTGGTGCCTGGCTTGACTCAGACACCCCCAGAGCCAACTGAAGAAGTAAGCCAAGATGAGGTTGAGAATACCCTTTCCGTCGATAAACCTGTTGAAGCAGCATTCGAAGCTAAAGATCATAATTTGCCAGAG ACTCAGTTGGACGAGGAGAAAGAACTACACAAACACAGTTACCCTTTTGAAACTGGAACACCGTCATCGAAGATGACCGATGAAGAAGAGGAAGTGAAGACGGTTGAAAATCAGCTGCAACAAAAGCCTGTGATTACTGAATTGGAAGAAGAATATGACTCTGATGTAGAAGACGTGAATGTCCTGAACAACGATCTTCAATGGGGTCGTAAAACTCTGGAAAAGTTTCTGACAAATTTCGGGTTGTTCTAG
- the LOC115697742 gene encoding uncharacterized protein LOC115697742 isoform X2, with protein MKTLTNPSCRVSFDSYCRERGSSSSCSSLIETCFLRPWVKVSGFGFLNFNNVKLSNTFIDPVSCISPKNQVDLEAENVQAKGRYQSKTARVIFKLQKECMFGEHFFIVGDDPIFGLWDPESAIPLNWSDGHAWIVELDIPIGKSIHFKFILKDSNGEVLWQPGPDRVFQTWETKNAITVYEDWENTELQIVAEEDEVSIQNADENLTHPQEELVSDVYNEPTITNNDVTTQEKPLVEPREEQIVLNNIPSPEEKPIQAIVEDSTSYTDNDSLEKKFAAISNNNVVIGEEVLGNNGRVTTSKNMESTNIDNILVNYEGEPVLVPGLTQTPPEPTEEVSQDEVENTLSVDKPVEAAFEAKDHNLPELDEEKELHKHSYPFETGTPSSKMTDEEEEVKTVENQLQQKPVITELEEEYDSDVEDVNVLNNDLQWGRKTLEKFLTNFGLF; from the exons ATGAAAACCCTAACCAACCCAAGTTGCAGGGTCTCCTTCGACTCGTACTGCAGGGAAAgaggttcttcttcttcttgttcgtCTTTGATCGAGACGTGTTTTTTAAGGCCTTGGGTTAAAGTTTCTGGTTTTGGGTTCTTGAACTTCAACAATGTCAAGCTAAGCAACACGTTTATTGATCCCGTTTCTTGTATCTCACCCAAAAACCAG GTGGACTTGGAGGCAGAGAATGTTCAAGCTAAAGGCAGAT ATCAATCAAAAACAGCTCGTGTCATATTCAAGTTACAGAAAGAATGTATGTTTGGTGAGCATTTTTTCATAGTGGGAGATGATCCTATTTTCGGTTTGTGGGATCCAGAAAGTGCAATACCGTTGAACTGGTCAGATGGGCATGCGTGGATTGTTGAGCTG GATATACCTATTGGAAAATCGATCCACTTTAAGTTCATACTTAAAGACAGCAATGGGGAGGTCTTGTGGCAGCCTGGTCCAGATCGGGTTTTTCAAACATGGGAGACTAAGAATGCAATCACCGTCTATGAAGATTGGGAAAACACGGAGCTTCAGATAGTAGCTGAGGAAGATGAAGTTTCCATTCAAAATGCTGATGAGAACTTGACTCATCCACAAGAGGAATTGGTGTCTGATGTATACAATGAGCCAACCATTACTAATAATGATGTGACTACACAAGAGAAACCGTTGGTAGAACCACGCGAAGAACAAATTGTTCTGAATAACATTCCTTCACCAGAAGAGAAGCCAATACAAGCTATTGTTGAAGACAGTACAAGTTACACGGATAATGATTCCCTGGAAAAGAAGTTTGCTGCTATATCAAACAACAATGTGGTGATAGGTGAAGAAGTTTTAGGAAACAATGGTAGAGTTACAACATCCAAGAATATGGAGAGCACAAACATTGATAACATTTTAGTCAACTATGAAGGAGAACCCGTTCTGGTGCCTGGCTTGACTCAGACACCCCCAGAGCCAACTGAAGAAGTAAGCCAAGATGAGGTTGAGAATACCCTTTCCGTCGATAAACCTGTTGAAGCAGCATTCGAAGCTAAAGATCATAATTTGCCAGAG TTGGACGAGGAGAAAGAACTACACAAACACAGTTACCCTTTTGAAACTGGAACACCGTCATCGAAGATGACCGATGAAGAAGAGGAAGTGAAGACGGTTGAAAATCAGCTGCAACAAAAGCCTGTGATTACTGAATTGGAAGAAGAATATGACTCTGATGTAGAAGACGTGAATGTCCTGAACAACGATCTTCAATGGGGTCGTAAAACTCTGGAAAAGTTTCTGACAAATTTCGGGTTGTTCTAG